The proteins below come from a single Mucilaginibacter mali genomic window:
- a CDS encoding ATP-dependent helicase yields MQSAYQKYQEKFEQVLAGLNEQQLAAVNKMDGPVLVVAGPGTGKTQILAARIGKILIETDAQPNEILCLTYTDAGAVAMRKRLFEFIGPDAYRIHIHTFHAFCNEVIQENLEYFGKLSLEPLSDLESAMLFRELVDDFGKDHLLKRFTGDVYYDIPRLRSLFSTMKKENWSEEQIAEAVREYLQDLHLREGFYYKRPNASRGIKAGDPKQKEIDAAHESMSKLLAAVGEYRNYQAKMNSQSRYDYDDMIIWVLNAFRNNEEILRRYQERYQYVLVDEFQDTSGAQNELLKFIISYWETPNVFVVGDDDQSIFRFQGANMKNILDFAGDYVATLKTIVLKHNYRSNQHILDISRSLIDNNNERLTTQLNLDKNLQASHPRFNKLAVEPLIREYANPDQEMVDVARQIEQLVNTGTPPGEIAVIYRNHSQAEDLVYYLDSKKIAVNTRRRIDILTEPFGEKITNILRYLAAEMETPYSGDDKLFEILHYDFFDIPPIDVAKASIAVATENYSTASKGLPKTSLRRYISEMRMPSQIGMFDAAPNHEIKYLMRYIDDLLKTSVSETLQELFQQVINKMGILKYIMKQPDKGKYMQMLSNFFDFLKGESRKNPEITLAEFIEIIDLMKKNGIRLDLHQLIYSDNGVNFLTAHGSKGLEYEHVFMIGCNKRIWDSKGRNMGFSYPDTLMQAPANDISEKEEARRLFYVALTRAKQHLSISYSAMDKNEKDQEASQFIGEILATTHLKLEHPKVDPDDMVDFFLTQYNEDDKPKVQLLDTAYINQLLQNYTLSVTHLSNYLDCPLRFYFQCLIRVPSGKSPAATFGSAVHDALRKAFKKLKDNNDEFLSANEFLQDFKAYIYRNRDAFTKDEFKRRVEYGEKILPVYYDLNTPYWNKVTLVELPIKNLEIAGVPVKGNLDKVEFMGKDVTVVDYKTGKLKYAKDKFRRPDDELPNGGDYWRQAVFYKLLIDHDRTKDWQVTGTVFDFIEPIAEGEYHKEKVVISPQDEETVKEQITETYRKIMAHDFATGCGKKECDWCHFVRSNFEQPGKMMELAEDGE; encoded by the coding sequence ATGCAGTCTGCCTACCAAAAATACCAGGAGAAATTTGAACAAGTGTTAGCCGGTTTAAACGAGCAGCAGTTGGCCGCCGTTAATAAAATGGATGGCCCTGTACTGGTAGTGGCCGGGCCGGGGACGGGTAAAACGCAGATCTTAGCCGCCCGCATTGGCAAGATACTGATAGAAACCGATGCCCAGCCCAACGAGATCCTTTGCCTTACCTATACCGATGCCGGCGCCGTGGCCATGCGTAAGCGCCTGTTCGAGTTTATTGGCCCCGATGCTTACCGCATCCACATCCATACCTTTCACGCTTTTTGTAACGAGGTGATCCAGGAGAACCTGGAATACTTCGGCAAACTGAGTCTGGAGCCGCTGTCCGACCTGGAATCGGCTATGCTGTTTCGCGAACTGGTGGACGATTTTGGCAAAGACCACCTGCTGAAGCGTTTTACCGGCGATGTTTATTACGATATCCCAAGGTTGCGTTCGCTGTTCTCGACCATGAAGAAAGAGAACTGGAGCGAGGAGCAAATAGCCGAAGCGGTACGCGAATATTTGCAGGATCTGCATCTGCGCGAGGGCTTTTATTATAAACGACCCAATGCCAGTCGCGGCATAAAAGCCGGCGACCCGAAGCAAAAGGAGATAGACGCGGCACACGAGAGCATGAGTAAGCTGTTGGCCGCCGTGGGCGAATACCGGAACTACCAGGCCAAAATGAACAGTCAAAGCCGTTACGATTACGACGACATGATCATCTGGGTGCTGAACGCTTTCCGTAATAACGAGGAGATTTTGCGCCGCTACCAGGAGCGCTACCAGTACGTGCTGGTAGATGAGTTTCAGGATACCAGCGGCGCGCAAAACGAGTTGCTGAAATTCATCATCAGCTATTGGGAAACGCCCAATGTGTTTGTGGTGGGCGATGATGACCAGTCCATTTTCCGTTTCCAGGGCGCCAACATGAAAAATATTTTGGATTTCGCGGGCGATTACGTGGCCACGCTGAAAACCATCGTACTTAAGCATAATTACCGCTCCAACCAGCATATACTGGATATATCGCGCTCACTTATCGATAACAATAACGAGCGGCTAACCACGCAGCTTAACCTTGATAAAAACCTGCAGGCATCGCACCCGCGCTTTAACAAACTGGCTGTTGAGCCACTGATACGCGAATACGCCAACCCCGACCAGGAAATGGTGGACGTAGCCCGGCAAATAGAGCAACTGGTGAATACCGGCACGCCCCCGGGCGAGATAGCCGTAATTTACCGAAACCACAGCCAGGCCGAGGATTTGGTGTATTATCTTGATAGTAAAAAAATAGCTGTAAATACCCGTCGCCGTATTGATATTTTGACAGAGCCATTCGGCGAAAAGATCACCAATATCCTGCGTTACCTCGCCGCCGAAATGGAGACGCCTTACAGTGGGGATGATAAGCTGTTCGAGATCTTGCATTACGATTTCTTCGACATCCCACCTATAGATGTGGCTAAGGCCAGCATTGCGGTGGCTACCGAAAATTACAGCACGGCCAGCAAGGGCTTGCCTAAAACATCGCTGCGGCGTTACATCAGCGAGATGCGCATGCCATCGCAAATTGGCATGTTTGATGCCGCGCCCAATCACGAAATCAAATACCTGATGCGCTATATCGACGATTTGCTGAAAACATCGGTAAGCGAAACCCTGCAGGAGTTGTTTCAGCAGGTGATCAACAAAATGGGCATCCTGAAATATATTATGAAGCAGCCCGATAAGGGTAAGTATATGCAGATGCTCAGCAACTTCTTCGATTTTTTGAAAGGCGAAAGCCGCAAGAACCCGGAGATCACACTGGCGGAGTTTATCGAAATTATCGACCTGATGAAGAAGAACGGCATCCGGCTGGATCTGCATCAACTGATCTATTCGGACAATGGGGTTAACTTCCTCACCGCGCACGGATCAAAGGGTTTGGAGTATGAGCATGTATTTATGATTGGCTGCAACAAAAGGATTTGGGACAGCAAAGGCCGCAATATGGGCTTCAGTTATCCCGATACGCTGATGCAGGCCCCGGCTAATGATATCTCTGAAAAAGAGGAGGCCCGCCGCCTGTTTTACGTGGCGCTTACCCGCGCCAAGCAGCACCTGTCCATCTCTTATTCGGCCATGGATAAGAACGAAAAGGACCAGGAGGCATCGCAATTTATCGGCGAGATATTGGCCACCACCCACCTGAAGCTAGAGCATCCGAAGGTAGATCCGGACGATATGGTCGACTTTTTCCTAACCCAGTATAACGAGGATGATAAGCCTAAAGTGCAACTGCTGGATACCGCCTACATCAACCAATTGCTGCAAAACTACACGCTGTCGGTAACCCACCTTAGTAATTATTTGGATTGCCCGCTTCGGTTTTACTTCCAGTGCTTGATCAGGGTGCCATCGGGTAAAAGTCCGGCGGCTACTTTTGGTTCGGCGGTGCACGATGCTTTACGTAAGGCCTTTAAAAAACTGAAGGATAATAACGATGAGTTCCTGTCGGCAAATGAGTTTTTGCAGGATTTTAAGGCGTACATCTATCGCAACCGCGATGCCTTTACCAAGGATGAATTTAAGCGCCGGGTGGAATATGGCGAAAAGATCTTACCGGTTTATTACGACCTGAACACCCCGTACTGGAACAAGGTAACGCTGGTGGAACTACCTATTAAAAACCTGGAAATAGCCGGTGTACCCGTAAAAGGGAACCTGGATAAGGTGGAGTTTATGGGTAAAGACGTAACCGTGGTTGACTATAAAACCGGTAAGCTGAAATACGCCAAGGATAAATTCCGCCGGCCGGATGATGAATTACCTAACGGTGGCGATTACTGGCGCCAGGCGGTATTTTATAAGTTGCTGATAGACCACGACCGCACCAAGGACTGGCAGGTAACCGGCACCGTGTTCGATTTTATAGAACCCATTGCCGAGGGCGAATATCACAAAGAAAAGGTGGTGATCAGTCCGCAGGATGAAGAGACGGTAAAAGAACAGATCACCGAAACCTACCGCAAAATTATGGCGCACGATTTTGCCACCGGCTGCGGCAAAAAAGAATGCGACTGGTGCCACTTTGTGCGCAGCAATTTTGAACAGCCAGGCAAAATGATGGAGCTGGCGGAGGATGGGGAATAA